The region AACGGGCTGGGCGCACTGGTAGGTTCCTCACGGATCATGCCGGAGAACTCGACACTGGCCATGTAATCGGCACCCAAATCCTCAATACCCAACAAGTGCGCTTCAATCATCACGACCTCGGTCATGTTCAAAGGGCCACCGGTATGTGTTTCGCGCTCGGCCAATTGCGCCTGGATTTCTTTCAGCATGGTGTCGGTCATCATGACCCGCAGGGCAGGAATATCAGACTTATCCCAAGCCGCTTGCAAGGACACAAAATTGACCTTGGCAGACTTCAAGAAACCTTCGCTGTCAAAGCCAGCAGGAATACCCCAAGTTTGTGAACCCGCGAGGCCAGAACCAATCATGGATCCGCCAGCACCTACTGCATTTCCAGTGTTAGCCTGAAACGCGGTGGTGTTGCGCTCCCAAGGGCGAGCTGAAGCATCGTTGCCGACATTTTCCGGGCGGTAACTGGCTGGCACAGAGGCCGTACCAGCCGACCCTGCTCCCTGAAACGCAAACGGCGTGGTTGCTTGTTGTGGCGTCTGTTGCTTACGCCGCATGAACCAGCCCACAGCCATCATGATGACCAGCGCCAGCAACGCAAACATCATGAACTGGCCCATGGCCGCCCCCAGACCCAAGGAGCTGGCCAACCAGGCCAGGCCCAACCCCGCAGCCAAACCACCCAGCATGGCACCCCAAGGTTTTTTCGGTGCCGCTGCCGGGGCGGCAGGTGATGGCGTATTGGCGGTGGTGTTGGCCGCCTGGTTTGGCGCAGCAGGC is a window of Rhodoferax lithotrophicus DNA encoding:
- a CDS encoding Tim44 domain-containing protein, which produces MKIWLSLLSLCLALVAGQAEAAKRFGGGKSIGQQSSNVTQRQATPAAPNQAANTTANTPSPAAPAAAPKKPWGAMLGGLAAGLGLAWLASSLGLGAAMGQFMMFALLALVIMMAVGWFMRRKQQTPQQATTPFAFQGAGSAGTASVPASYRPENVGNDASARPWERNTTAFQANTGNAVGAGGSMIGSGLAGSQTWGIPAGFDSEGFLKSAKVNFVSLQAAWDKSDIPALRVMMTDTMLKEIQAQLAERETHTGGPLNMTEVVMIEAHLLGIEDLGADYMASVEFSGMIREEPTSAPSPFREVWNMVKSKNGSNGWLVAGVQALQ